The window AACTTAATGGTGATAGGATAGTTTATAAATCATCAATAACATGGTTAAATTTTTTGGAGTGAACGAAGAAACTCTGTAGAGAGCAGATAGCTAGCAATCTCTGTCTCTTAGCTAAAATATCCAATAAGTTTCATATACTTCTACTACTGCTGTCTGCAAATCCAAAATGAAACAAGCATCGCAGGGCATGTACAAAATATTTATGTTGCTAACCTTCTCTAAATACATCTAATAATTGAAAGAGATAAATGATAAGGATATGGGTTTGGATTTGTGACTTATGTAGGTTCTTTTGTGGTAGATAAAGTCAGTCGAAACACTTAAATTATCAATGGGAAACAGGTaggtattttttgtttgaaatattTAGGTTGAAATCAAGAGGACCATACCAAAGGGAGCCATTAACTCTTAAGGATTTTTGGATGAAGAAGATCTTTATGGGTGGAGTTCCTACAACTGAAATAGAGGTATTTTCCTATTTCAGCATCGGATTAAAAGCTATTCTTAGAGTGAGTGAGATTGAGAGAGCCATACCTTGTAACGATCTTCAAGGCTTTAAACCCAGAAAAAAATGCTCAACAAAATCCTGAAATGGAAACATTGCACACAACCTTAAATAGAGTAGGTGTTTTTCATCTTAAAAAAACCTATTAAATATAACAGTGCTCATTCCTCAAAGTAAGCCTGTAAGAAGGACTTTACCacaattgaaagaagaagaaaaaaaaaaatagatggatTTTACCCCTGAAATGCAAAAGCAGCCCTGTCCATCCCATAAGGTCCCCTTGAGATTAGCCATGTGGAAAAGCAATAAAGTGTGCATCTCAACTTTATATTCCACCATGTATAACACTTCCCACAAGCAATGATAACACTTCAATTTAATCAAGCCTCATTTTTCCACAACCACCGTCTACCACCAATAAATCATAGACCATTAACATGTTTTTGAGAAAGGGCATATCCAGATTTAGAGACATTAGGAGTTCTCAAGGCCAGTCCATTCCCATACAAAGCCATATTCTGTACTACAGTGTAAGCTCTCTAATCAATTCTGAATACCTCATTGACATCTTTGTCTGCCATTCTATTTTAAAGCTCAAATCTTCACCATTGTGCTCCATTCCAGAGTTGCAGCCACTGGCCTTCATTGAACATGATCAGATTAAAATTTGAATGAGTGCTACACTTAATTCCTCAATAGGATTTGTTTTTGAATCTCTTTCATAATCTTGCTACTCATTCATCTTAACAACCTTTCCTCTTTGGagtgttttgaaaaaaaaaaaaaaaggggagcacccaatgcatgaggctcctctGTTGGAGTCAgtaatttgaaatttgatattttgtCATGCTCTAATGTTTCAAATCAATTggtttattctttatttaatagCATCTTCATATATACCTTGAAAAAGAATTTCAGGCTCGAAAGTATTGTTAAAATCCAAACCTTGAAAAGGCCTTTCATACCTTAAAACCATCACTATCAGAATCTgtcccctccctctccccctctttcTTCCATTCTGTACTTCTCTTTGCAACCATAAAACCTTAAATGAACATTCTTTTGTTATAAGGTACTAGgaggtttctctttcttatcatAGACCCATTAGAGCTTCACTAGATGGAAGACTCTTGAGCCATTTACAAGCTTTATTCCTGCTTCTTGTGGAGCAAAGTGGTACATGCAAatatgtttggtttaaacagtaCTACGACAAGTAAGCTCTCTCCCTGTGTTATTGGAACTAATGTAAATGTATGTTCATGGAAGCAAAAGAGAAAACCCAAGTTCTTCTAGGAATTCATAGGCTTCTTAGACTAGATATTTCTGTGGTTTCTCTGGTTTGTGAGTCCTTTCAGGAGGTTGCATCTAGGCTGGCATAAAAATGAAATATGAACTACAGGCACAATTTTATGCATCTATTAAATTTAACTTCTGGTGGTGATTTGCTATTCTATACTCTGTACATGCTATGGACATCTTGTTAAACATTTATCTGCAGTTATGTAGAAATACACAAACTAAGAATTTTTTAACTGACTCTGTTTGCATGAGTAACTAGAAATTTTCAGATTATTGTAATAGAAAGATCCTGTAGTAAACACAAGGAATCCTGGAAGGTTGTGTTTATGGATGAATTCCCATTTACAGACTAGTAGATCGCCATATGAAAACCTCCATGAACATAGATCCGCACTCGAGTCTGGAGGCACAAATGATTCAGAAGGTTGCACCCAGAGATTCCAAAATCATATTGACAAAGAAATTTTTCCggataaaacaaaaacaatctaACTCTATTCTTCATTGACGTACTGAAAATGGTTTGTCTCCCTACAAGTGTGACATTAGTACCACTATAGCTCAAATAGATTTTCTTACACTACCTACCCAACCTATGTGAGACTAAATTCCCCTCCTATTCTTGACCATAAAATGCACTCACTGCATTAGAGGCTCATTTCTTATGGCATAATCTCCTTTGATACGGTTGTTGGCATGGTTGTTTGATTCTTGACTGTTGGTTCCATGTAGCTTTAAGAATTTGATTGGATGATCAACCAATGAACAGTTCAACCAAACCAAGCAATTTTGTGTAGTCTTCTTGTAGGATTACTTGATTTTATTGGAAAACCAATTGGAACCGGACATTTCAAGGGAATCCTAATTAGAGTAGGGCTCAGAATCTAATTGCAAATGTAGGGTAaattaacaacaacaaaaatttaATCATATcctattttagaaaataattagGAAATACTTTATTAGAGCTCAGACatatataaaaacaaaaggCAAACAAATCTGAAATGTTTAGATCACAGGAGCTCAGAAACCATCCACaaccgaatagaaacacatATTAAGGTCCCACCATTAATATCCATTCCTtacgtttctctctctctctctcaaaaactcaaaaaccaaaaaagcacCAAGGTCCCATGGGGAGCGGAGAGTGACCCAAAAAATATGTGgagaaaagcaagaaaagaaaagctgaAACAAGAAGACCCAAATTTACCTTTGATATATATGTTGGGACTTGGCAGCAGCAGGGGACTACTTCTGATGAGGAGGCAACATCATCGTTTATCCATCGCCCATCGGAGACCAAcaggaaaaccagaaaaaaggttttttttttttttttttaaaaaacctaaaaatctaaaatagtTTCTCTCCCTGCAAGTGTGACATGAGTACCACCGTAGGCAAATGCTCAAAGGGGAGGAGGCGGACAGTAGAGAAGGGCGTGGGAGAGGGGTTGCAGAGAAGGGGGTTGGGGCTAGGTAATCAAAGAGGTGTGAGTACGATTGGGGGTTAGGGTTTCACCATGAGAGAGGATCTCGATCTTCTCTGTCGTGCGGGAATGGGGtagagaggaggagagagagagatgtttgaTGGCGGAATCGGAAAGAAGAAAGCGGGAAGTTGAAAACTAAGGTAACCCGCTAAAAATTTAAGGCAATATAGCGACGGTATCATTACAACCGTCGTTACGATGATATTTTCTACAACGGTATTTATACTACTatcattaaatatatatattttccacgACGGTAACAACTATATCGTCGTTATAAATATTTAATTCACGACGAAATATTATTATTGTcgttaaagattccatttttcaCGACGGAACTTTTAATATCGTCGTTATACATTTCATTTTCCATGACGGTATCACTTGCATTGTCATAAAATATCATTTACCGCGACGGTAATATTTATACTGCCATTATATATTCCATTTTCTGCGACGGTAATATAAAACTGTCGTTATAAATATATAATCGACGACGCAATATTAGGACTGTCgttaaaattcattttttgcAACGAAAATTTTATTACCGTCGTTTTAAATACATTGTTCACgacaaaaaattataatatgTCGCCCAATTATATTTTCCATGACGGTTACTTAAGAACCGTCGcgaaaaataatattttgctaCGTTACTTTATTATCCGTCgttgaaaatcatttttggcTACAGATCATATTTCTTACCGTCGGCAAAAATAGGATTTCTTGTAGTGGCCATGCGACCTTAGAGAGGAGAGCAGAATTTTGAAGGGCCGGGTCACGAAATCCTAATCCTCCTTTGTCCTTAGGGCGACAGAGCCGGTCCCAAGATATCCAATGAATTTTGGATTGTTGATCTTTCTTGCCCCAAAAGAAATCAGCAGCTTTCCTCCTTAACTCGGTATGTATGGACACTGGGATCTTAAAGTGAGAGCTCGAGAAATTTGGCATAGAGAAAGCCACCGCTTTTAGCATCACTTCACGTCCAGCATGGGAAAGGAGTTGGTGTTTCCAGCTTTGGAATTTCTTCCCAACCTTCTCTTTGAGCTCCTGGAAAGCTTGGGCTTTTGAAACCCCAAATTCCGTTGGTAGACCAAGGTATTTGGCTGGGCCATCACCATAAGGTATTTTGAGGACTCTAGAGAACCACCTCTTAAATTTTTGGTGGGTATTGGCACTGAAAGTGAGAGAGGACTTTTTGAGATTGATCACTTGCCCACTTGCCTTTCAGTACAGATCTAGGCAAGCTTTGAGGTGGCAGACTTCCTCCAATTTGAGCTCTGAGAATAATAGGCAATCATCGGCGAACATCAagtgggagatagaaggccCTCTATTGCGAACTTTGATACCATGGAGAAGGCCGAACCCTTCAGCCTTAAtgattagggaggagagagctTCTgagcataggataaaaattgcCGGTGAGAGGGGATCGCCTTGCCGGATTCCTCTTGTCGGGTTGATGGATCCTTTGACTATGCCATTGACAAGGAGGTTATATTTAGCTGATGAAATGCAAGCCATAACTATGGACACCCATCTGTCGTTGAAGCCCAATTTAGTAAGCACCTTTTCAATAAAACACCACTCCAACCGGTCATAGGCTTTCTTCATATCGAGTTTGAGAGCCACAAACTTTTTTCGgccttttttcctcttcttcaagtaGTGGAAGATCTCATGTGCTATGAGAATATTATCTGATATGAGTCTTGAAGGAATGAACACCGATTGGTTGGGAGCAATAATATGGTCCAACACCCTTTGAAGCCGAGATGCCATGATTTTAGTAACCACTTTAAAGGCCACATCACACAAACTTATAGGTCACAGTTGATCAACCGAATCCGGGGGATGGGACTTTAGGAATGAGGCAAATAAGGGTGTTGTAGCCATGAATGACTTTTTCTATGTTCAATTGTATGTTCAtgttgggaaaaaaatttcttctctctctcagacatacacacacatacatagGTATTTAAATATTTAGTTTGTTACAGACATATGCTTTCTCCACAATCTAACTAATGGCCACACACGCATTTGCATGTACACGtttgtcaataaaaaaatcctatGATCAAAATTGTCACATCAACCTTCCACAAGATATAAATAGGTAGTCCACTTAAAAAAATCTCTTCAAATAGATTGGTCTAGACAACTTTTATCAAAAATATATTGAAGCAGAGGTTCATTCATGTTGAACTTTAGGTCCAACCTAATGCAGCCCGAGGTTTGGTGTTTTAAGTCCATGGGTTAGGGTCCGGGTTGGGTCTAGGTTTTCAACAAACCCTAAGCCACCTAGTTTGCAATcctaaccattttttttttttttttgggtgcatatCATGTACGTTGTAACGTGGCTAACATGTAAGTAGATGTTGTATGAGAAATAAATggaagaaaaatcaaataaaattaatattaaaagaaatttttttgtaattattacctAACCTGATTGTATAATTAATTAACTTTACACATTCATAATATGGTTATTAAATTTACTTTATCTTGCAATCAagccacttttttttttttggtaaagaatcAAGCCACTTTTATTCTAAAGGAAAATAGATATCACACCTAACAAGCATAATTatgaaatgggaaaaagattcccacaatcttcttatgCCTTCTCACATAATGAGTCATGGGGTTTACATTgatgctctctctcttttaataaaatatgAATTTCTATTGAACTAATCCATCTCCTGCTCTCATTTTGGTGCTATTTCCACTGACGTTATGGAAAATCTATTCTTATGAAACATGGTAAGAATTTTTGATAGTTATAGAATCATGATTATGatactaacaaaaaaaaatattctcatatttttcttctttttataattcatttcacttcccttcctttccttttcttttacttgTAAATTAATAGACAAATTTGTTGCTCTCATGTACAACGTGGAGATTAAAAGCAGAATTTCAAGAATCGGTGAATTGAATGAAGAATATATCACAGAATTTTAATTGAAATTGGTGATCATTGATCCTATTTTCTGAGGAGTCTATACACTCATTCCTGAATAATAACACCAAAATCATTCGAATATTCCTTGAATATGCCGATTCTAGGGTATTTTTTCAgacttttttgatgaaagtgtaatcacacaaactgCACACCAATCACAAAAGGTTAATCGGACTTTTAAGACTGtggaatgacggatatacacaacacacacacctgatgtgggactaaacccacacacccatttttctgtttttgatgaaagtgtaatcacacaaaccacacacaaatcccaaaaggttaactggACTTTTAGGACCGTTGAACTGATTCAAGTCATTTCCGGTCCAAATTGGTACCGACCGCTTCCATTACTGGCATTTTAAAACCCTATTTAAAAGCCAACCAATCCATGAATAGTTTGGTCATGAGCAAATGATATCCCGGAATAGATTGTCTTGCAACCAAACATCCGGGAAAGGGACGGAGATTTTCAAAGGGTTTGTTGGAGAAAAATCAAAACGGTGGATTCGGAATATCGAACAGATATTCCTTAGGCACTGGCGTAGGCTTAGGGTTTTTGGTTTCTTTCGTACTATAAAACCACCCCTGCGGTACCACTTCATCTCTCCGTTCTCTCTACCCAAACTCTTTCCGGAACTGAAAGCTCTACTACTAATCGAGAGATCTCGAGATCCaacaccaaccaaaaatggagCAGACATTCATCATGATCAAGCCCGATGGTGTCCAAAGAGGCCTGGTTCGtctttctcttctgatttaGTTCCTAAAAGTctattattttctatattttcttcgACTGTTTACTGGTAAATCTGATAGATCTGACTAATCTTTCCACTAGTCCGAActttttattaattctttcaTGGTTAACTTCTTTTACTGTTGGTTTCGATCTGAAACAGACTATAACATGTTCCAAGCTCGATTTAAATCTCTTGCTTATTGTTTTAGATTTGTCTAAGTTCCAAATACTATTAGTGAATGCTAGTTAGATTTCTACATCTGATACGAGTTGCATCAGGATAAGATGAATAATGGTATCTGATAGATTTGATTTCTATGTTCAGGTTGGTGAGATTATTGGCAGATTTGAGAAGAAGGGTTTCACGTTGAAAGGTAAActtgtgttttttgtttgggttggaCTGTTTCTGGTATCCATTCATCTGTCTCTGCTTTCATTCTTTTAGTAATTACTATTACTCATCtggttgttttgggtttttttttttggttttgaatttaGGTTTGAAGTTGATCACCGTGGATCGCCCTTTTGCCGAGAAGCACTATGAGGATCTCTCTGCCAAGCCATTCTTCAATGGGCTTGTTGAGTACATTATTTCTGGTCCAGTAGTTGCTATGATCTGGGAAGGTAAGAATGTCGTCACCACTGGTCGCAAGATAATTGGAGCCACTAACCCCTCTGAGTCTGCCCCTGGCACCATCCGTGGTGATTTTGCTGTTGAAATTGGCAGGTAATTCACTaaattctgtctttttttttttgtggtaaagaTTCACTAAACTATGTCACTGGTTTATTAGTAATACATAGATCTTCATTGTCCATTGCCCTGAATAATTTTGTCTCCTTTGGGCTTGAGCGTTTGATTGAGCCTGTTCGTTGTATTTGACAATTCAATCTTAAATGGCACATATGACATAACCCACAAAATCATCCGCTGTTGAACTATAGTTTTATGGTTTAGAACTGAAAATGGATTCTAATGATTACATGGTTTTGATTTAAGTTGGCTTTGAGTTTAGCTTCCATTGGTGTAACTGGTCTAGTGTCTTCTTCACGAGTTTCTCAAAATAATGGTGACTGGTATAGGGAAAGTATCCAAACCTGTTCAATGAGTTTGACTCGGATCATCTGATTTTTGTAGCCAATGAAATAACTGATCCAAATAGCCATTGAAGTAATTTAATGGCTATATGGAGAAATACCTAAAGCTCTACTCTGAACTTTCACCAAATATAAAAACTTTTTACATTCCTACAAGTGCCACCCTTTATATTGTGAATGGCTATTGACACTTGTAGTACCAATTCTTCAATGATGCTTTTGTGGGGAGTTTTGAAGGTATTGTtggaattgaatttttttttaaatatattttgcagGAATGTCATTCATGGAAGTGATGCTGTTGAGAGTGCGAGAAAAGAGATTGCATTGTGGTTCCCTGATGGCCCTGTAAACTGGCAGAGCAGCCTTCACCACTGGATCTGCGAGTAAAACTTATCATCCGGATTTTGGTAGTTTATGTTTCTAAAAATTGTTGGAACTTTTGGTCTTGAGCTTCATTGAGTTATCTTTGTGTAATTTCTAAGGGTTATAATCTTGTCTGTGTTGGGGGAACCAATAGAATATAATGCTTATTCTGGTTTTGATTATTATATGGTTTTGGGTATTTTAACCAGTGGGGTTTGTTTTAGGAGAAATTATTATGGATTAGACAAAACCTACCTACTGGGATTCTTGAATCGTTTCTGAATGCATGAGGTTTAAGGGAAGGCTGTATCTAATTGTGccttcaattttattttatttaatgtcCATTAGCTCCCCTGGTAAGTGTTTTGGTGGGGTGGGAATAAAATGGTgggaaagatgaaatattttgcATAAGAACATGTGAAGTTTGGATTGCACAGGGGGTGAAAAGTTCTCAACATCGTATAGTTAAGTTTTCCTATTGGTTGGGTGTCTTCTCCATTCCAGCACCCCTTTCAAAGTCCCACTCAAACCGGTGGGACCTTTCGTATGGAAAGTGGACGACCAAGAAAATTGAGAGGGATGGGGTCATGGAATAGAGGTTATGAGTGAGAGCACGAATCACGATAGAGGTTAtggaagagaagagggaggaagaagagatattCTTCAGTTTGAGGCTGTAGATCGATAGTTAACTTTCATTTATCCC is drawn from Telopea speciosissima isolate NSW1024214 ecotype Mountain lineage chromosome 1, Tspe_v1, whole genome shotgun sequence and contains these coding sequences:
- the LOC122671666 gene encoding nucleoside diphosphate kinase 1, giving the protein MEQTFIMIKPDGVQRGLVGEIIGRFEKKGFTLKGLKLITVDRPFAEKHYEDLSAKPFFNGLVEYIISGPVVAMIWEGKNVVTTGRKIIGATNPSESAPGTIRGDFAVEIGRNVIHGSDAVESARKEIALWFPDGPVNWQSSLHHWICE